TAAAAATTTGTGTCCATTATTCAAGTTTTAATGCGATCATGCGCACAATGGTTTAAGCCTAAATTTGGAAAAAAACTTGAAAATTAAGTAGCATTTGATGTATACCTGAGGgcctagaaaaatatatgtagcatccattGTTGGGTTCTACATGGATCTTagctgaaattaatttttttaaaaattaatatttaaaaattattttttaaatttaaaaaataattaaaaatatataaataatacaaaaattataaaaaatagtagTATGATTACATAATTCAGAAGAAATTTTTGAGgtagaaatcatatttttctgaatttatgatatttaaacatatttttaaatttaaaaattattaaaatatataaataaataaataaataaggttatgtattagataaatcatatgcatcttttgaggtatGGATATGGTGTATCTGAGGCATCTTTCGATGGCTACTATCCTACGCAGCTCAGAGTATCTTACGGATCGAATTTTGCTGCTGGCATATTCAGATGGGCTCCTCCACAACCGTATTATCAGCCAGAGGATACATCTCAGAGCCAGAACTTATGCGAGAGATCCAAAAATGCTTATAATCCGACGCGTGTTTCTTATGGGATGAACATACAAACTACAACGCTGCTTAGTTAGAGGTGTGGGCTGATGTGCCTTCTGACTATGCTCATGATCCGGATATTTACAAGAGGCATCACCACTcgatccgattttagatatcggtatgtatgttggatttaaatatatataattaattctattattttttaatttttatgtcactacttgatttgaggatattttatATTCATTGTAGAatgcaacatctcactaatcattttatgatttgtatcattttaaagcaataagatgCATGATCTAGGTTAAACCGGGGAtcatagaaatatcaaaaaaaatcaaaagaacatcaagaaaacatcaaaaaaattattaaattaaacttaaatcattgaaaaagttcaaaaagagtGATTAGCAATTAAGTATTCTtgaaaactccaaaaaaaatggGCGTGCTGGTCCATGAAACGGCACGCCCTACTCGTACCAGTTCGGTATGGTAATGAACCGTACCAGACGCCGACCGGCATGGGTCCCAGTACCAGTTCGGCGGACCTTGCAAGTTAGTTGTGTTTTCCGAAGctattttttctcctcttcacCTAGATGACTCAAGTTTGTGTAGAGAGCCTTTGGGCTTTTACAATGGTTTTGGAGCTCCAACAGCAATTTGCAATAGCATAGCCTTAAGTGTAAAATCTATCAGTTCTTAATCAAGTTCTATAAACTCTAACAGTTCATGCAGGATTTAAAGAATAAAGCATAGCCTTCATCAAAGAATAAAGCAAGCAGGTTTCCTAAAGAGATTGAAGCAAAGATTTAAGTATCAGCATGTCGCAGTCCATATTGGCCTATCAAGTTATGGTGGCGAGCAAGGTTATGCCATggtatgtattaatacatattgcaTGCCATAATTCTCCATATTGGCAAAGCAGAGGTAGACAAAAGGGTGCAGCATGTGCCATGATGGTATGTGATCAATACACCCCTGTATCGGTAATCAAACCATGCCTGCAGGGTATCGATATTGGTATGCTTCCATGTCAGTACTGTACTGTCACATGATATTTCACTTCTGTTTTGCTGTGCTGATGCCAAGAGACAACCTGTGTGGATACAATACCATTGTATTAATAAGATACCGATACTGTTCTAATTATGACCTAACCTACAAGTTTAGAATCTAGAGGATCCTATAGGAGTATGGAAACTCTCTTACTGCAACCTAGCATGACTGGAACTGAACGACAATGATTGTAGGTTTGCAGAAGTATGAGCATTCTAATGGTATCTGTCATCTCCAAGTTGAAAtaaagagctttcttcttttctggGAAGTTCTAAGAGATAGTTGATACTACCTATATTGGAGTATAGAATCTGATGGTTCTTGATAGTCATTAGAACTCTAATGTGTACGTGGCAAGGCCTGGATTCAGATGTAGAGATTGCAAGATTTTGAATGAGGAGAATATAGCGAAGGTTTGGAAGAGATTGAAAGTGGAGCAGAGAAAGACTAAGTCAGAAGTAAGCAACAAATGACTGGCACAAAATGAAAGATGCTTTTATAACCTCTTGAGTTAGCTACTCCTAGCAGAAATTGGAAACATGGAGTATCCATATATTTAGATTTCAAAGGCTGGGGTCTTCCAGCTCATCATGTGATAGCGGATAGACCCTTGATGAGATAAAGGGTTGTCTGGAAACCCTCATAGCTTTTGTTTGGTGGCGAGGTTGCCTCTCCCCTCATTTATCTTCATGGTGAATAGATTCTCATCTAAAGGGAAGCCATGGCCCTAAGAAGGGCCAGGCTTGACTGCAAAatgctagtatgcatttggcaTGCAGTGATTCATGGCTGCTGTGCCTCATAGTGAGCCACTTCATCCTATCATCGTATCAATAAATGGAGATGGCATAGAAGCACCTTAATTTCCCTTGTTCAGAaaccagaaaataaaaaatcctTGGTATGCAAGCTAACAAATTTGAGGCAAGCTGGCTTTTAGCAAAgctctttatgttttttaaataaatgGAACTTAAGAAGAGGACTGGTATTCAACAACAGATAAAGCTATAAATGAGGCTTATTGGCTTTTAATAGTGGCATTTGGAAGTCATActacaaaaaaagaagatatgTTGCATTTCTGTTGATTTCCATTAAGTTACTATTCATGTTAAGATTTTAGTGGTGAAATCTTATCTTCTGTTTGGTTTTGCAGGCAGGTCATCATGTACAAGAGGATTCTGGTGAAGAACTTGGAAGGATCATAGCAGAGATTATCAGCAAAAGCAAATAAGTTGCCATGATTttgatcctctctctctctctctctctcgctctcgctctctctcatgTGGAACTTTAAAATCTTGACAGACCAAAAGTTAAGCACTGAGCAGCTTCAGCAATGTAAAGGTGATGCATAGTTAGTGGGGTTTAGCGAACTAATAAACCTTGATGATGGTAATATGCTAAATATGAGGTCCTTCtcttttatttataaaatatacACTATAACTTTAAAGATAAACATAACTTACCTCTTAACCCTTGTTTCTAGATCGTTTTTCTTTTTGCTGAAACTGCATTTTATTTCCTTGAAAAATATATTCTTCTACATGTCAATGCTAAGTTTAACTATATAGTTACAGCTTTCCTGGTTGATTATTTGAATAGCTGTTGTCTGGGATTTTGATAATTAGTAGCAAGGCTTTGAATTATACCATGTAGATTTTTGAATTCAGGGGAGTGATTGTTAATGAGCCACGTAAGCTAGCAGATCAATCAAAATGCAGATTGGACAAGAAACTATGCAGATCCCAATGAattagtttttgcttatttagatGTGAAAACATAGCCATCCATCAGTCAGAGAATCATTTGTATTTTAAGTGATTAAATGTAGACACGATCATTTCTTGATCGATTTTTCTGCTACATTTTTGCAGTTTTACCTCGTCCAATCAGTATATACATTTGCCATACTAAAATGCCTTTTAATCACATCATGCTGTGACTTCTGTCATTTCCTGATGAAATCCTATGACCTTCTTTCTCGAATTTTTGCTTTTCTAGTGAAAATaatgcataattaaatgcttttaTGGACCATAAGGATGTGAGTTCATAGACTGTAATTTGTTATTACAACAAAGCTTAAGTTGTTCCCTTTTCTTGCATATTTTCCACCATCAAATTTTCTCTTCAGCTGGTTCCTTCCCTTGGGACAATTATAGAATAATGACTCATCTGgagtatattattattattatttcgaTATATCGTCAGATGTCTTTTTGAATTTTACCAGAATAGCTTTTTCCTTTTCAATGCTTTAGGTGATGTTTACCTAGCAAACAAGATCTGGAATCTTGATCATGGGAGATTTGCTCCGCTGAAAGTTCAGCCACCCATTGTGGAAAGCAATATTTATATTTGAATCTCCATCCCTTGGTTTCAGGTTCAATGTAAGGAAAAATATTGGGACATGGAAACTCCTTTAAAAGTTCTGTGGGCAGTAGAAAGTTAGTGGAACCAAGTAGCAACCGTAGCTTTATGGTTTGTTTATCACTTTGTTTCTGGTAGATCAGTGGAGCTATCACTAGGGAAAGTAGTCGCTCTTTTCTTATCTGTTTAATTGGTTATTGGATTAGTGACATGGTACGAATGTCGGAGGATCCTTCCAAGAGGGCTGAAAAAGGTGGAAAAAGCACCATTCAAGCATTTTATTCAATTTGACTTCTCCCAAAAGCATGCATGCTAAATGGAGATGGATCCCATTATATGGGTGGAATCCCTATACTATTTTAATATGTTCGGCAAAACTTTTCAACTCCATTGATGGGCAAAACTACAATTATTTTTGATGTTATAAAAGCATTTTAAGTTCTCTTTGAACAAACCTTGATGTTTGCTTACATCCTTGGTATTTGAATGCAAGACCTTATTCTGGTGCTATGCTAGATGGTCCATGCAGGGGATGGCTGGATTGTGTGTATTTGGACAGAATGAATTATAATTTGGGATAGAACTTTCGTCATTTGTGTCTATCTGGAACTAGTTCAATCTTGCCATCATAGACTCGAATGCAGGATTAGGATCTAAACTTGATTAACTGATTGTAGATTTACAGCCAAGTTGAATAAACTCAGGTGGTGTGAATGCAAGCATCTGAGAGTTGAGCCAGAGAATGCTTCAATATATACTTGTAAAATAACTCTGGTTTGTGGTCTCATGATGAGTAAGATTATTGTTGGTGGGACATGACGTGGAGGGTGAAATTATTGTTCAATTAGTTTAAGCCAGCAGTGTGGCTTGCAATAACCTCTCTAGTAACTGCTTTTTTTCTGGGTTTAGAAAAAGCAATATCTTATAAATCTTGcttttattaaattttgtttgGTTGAAGATGCTAAAGTTTAGTTTAGTTTAAGTATGAgagatgatattaaaaaaaaattcgctCAACTGATCTGGAATTTTTACATGCTCCACTGAATGGCATGGTGTATAATGCAAACTCGGTTTAATCAGATCATATAAAGCAGATTGCAAAAAGAAATTTGGCTGTTACTTATTGGATTAGGATGTGCGAAGCATATGCCTTACGCAAGCTTGGTTTATCCCTCTGGATTCGTCCTCTATACATCATCTCAAAATGGAATAACGCATTCGTTCATAAACCAAATTATTTCTCCAAGAGAAGATGTAACAAAATGATTTAAGTAGAAGGAAGCATTTAATAAATCTTGCACAGTAGAAGCAATGTTTTCAAGGATTTCTTGTATTCAATCCTCCTACAGAGTTTTCATTGCTGGCTTCCATGCGTTCGCATAGTAGCTGGAGTATCCAAGTCTATTGCCATGCTGTAGTTAGGAAAagggttatttatttattttttgatacagagaaaaagggggagtaaagtATGCCATTAATTGATGAAGCCTAGAGCAAAATAACAAGCAACCAACAGTGGCAAGGAAACCAACGTTCCAAATATGACCCTGCAAAAATGGCCAGCATCAGCAAATTCTGTTAAAAAAATCTGCATTAAATGAAAAATTCTATGCAATGCATGGTCTTTTATATATCATTGGGTTAACTTACGCAGTGCTAAGCACCTCAGCATGCAATCCATACTCCCTagcaaaaataaatgaagatatgGATTGAGGTAACGCAGCCTGCACAATCACATAAAGGAAGTGTTAAAAACACGTTGCATGGAATACAAACTCAGTGTGTTCTTCTTACATATGGATATAAAACTACATCCTTCATGGACAACTCGGCAAGCTTTGATCTCTCTCACATTGAGGTGTCGTCGACTCAAGATGAAAAGAAACAGAAATTGAAGAGTGAATTCAAAGTGATTTATGGTATTTTCACGCTCATCGTTGGATGACAGAGTTATCATGCATGTGAGTCAGCTCCATTAGAGCTCATCAAAGAAGCATGAAAGGAACTCACTACGGCGCACTATGGCGAGCAACTCATTACAGCGCACTAACTTGGCGGTCTGATGACACTTATTGCGCCAATAGTGGTAAGAGATTGTGCTAGCTTTAAACTGGTGGCTGTGAACCAAGGCAAAGCAAACATATACTAGGAGATGGGTTCCATTCATTCTGGCTAACCATTTCAAGTTATACTGACCATGATTCATGGGTAAAGATCCTACTTGAAACAAACGGGCCCCCTTCAGTCTGGTTCATTATTTGACATCTACCTAAATACTTTTTGATCTTTTGAGTGGGCCATCTCTGTTGGGTACTTGTTTGAGGCAGGAGGAGTCGAGTTCGATGGAGAAAAGGATGTGAAGATCCATCGAAAAGGGCAAAATAATCTATGATAAActattctaccaaaaaaaatccTGTAGTCTTCAATTCTGATGAGCAGTGACTGACATAACCTTCCTTTATCTGCAGCAGGCTTTTGATAGCCTGACTTATTTCCAGTACCTTAGACAATTCCATTCTGAGAGTTAAAAGGACGGCCCAAAACGTTTCTTGctgttataataaaaataaaatgcaaGCGGAAATCTAGAATCCTCTACGGTGGGTGTTTTGCATGGCAGAGTGTTGTACTACTTTTGATGGCCGCAATCAAAAGATGGATAGATATGCCATGTATCGCATGTAAAACCATCTTTTTTGATAATCATCTTGATAGTTGCCATCAAACGCTGCACAACATTTTATGGTGCAAATTAAACCACGTAGTTTGCATCGTAGAGTGCTATGTAGCTTTTGATGGCCATGATCAAAAAATGGATGGATATGCCATGTATCGTATGTAAAGGCATGAAGCCACTTTGTTGATAGTTATTCATTTTTTGATAGTTGCTATCGAACACTCCACAACATTCTATGGTGCAAACCACGTAGTTTGCATCGCGGAGTGTTGTGTAGCTTTTGATTGCCGCAATCAAAAAATGGAAGGATATGCCATGTACCGTATATGAAGGCATAAAGCTATTTTGTTTGATAGTCATCCATTTCTTAATAGTTGCCATCGAACACTGCACAACATTCTACGGTGCAAACCACATACCTCAGAGAATCCTTGCTCAGCTGAGAAATAGATAATATTTTGATAGGGAAAGTTGCATCTTGGCCATAATGTTAGATATATCAAATCATGATGGCTTCTACCAATGATAATAATAtagttttaaaataataaaagtaaaaaaatatgaatctcATACATTAATGAATGAGAAATACCAATTACTGCGAGCAAGTTGATAGGTAAAAATTATGCAATGCCATAAACCTTATCTTGAAATCATGATCATAGCAGCTATTCTAAGCAGGACATGCAAAGCCATGAATGCCTCAACAATCATGAGCAACGTTGTGTAAATTAACAAAGGTTACCACTATGATCGCCACACGCAGAAAATCACCACGAAGTCCAACTGCGATGGCACCAATCGCCATGGCTGCAGGCCCTGCAACGAACCTTAGTACCATTCCGAAGGCGGTCAAGTTCAGCCCACATGCGATTATCTTCTCTTGCAGTGCCATGAACAGTCCTACTCACAGCAAACTCAGGTGGTTGTTTATTCCAAAAAGGCTTAGAACATTACTAATATGAACTTGGAGAGAGTACATGTCCTTACCCATGCTAAACATAGCCAATCCAGCCCCTGATCTTGACATGATCAACACCGAACCCTCAATGATGCTTGGCATCTCAAAGTGCCACCTATCCGGAACAAAATAATCAGCAGGGACGAAAAAGAACATTATGGAGTATAAAATAGCATTTATAATGTACAATATTATATATAGTACTTACGTAGTTTATAGGTTTTTGGTTTTTGAGAACCTATATGGTAGCTCATTATCTATATATCTAAGAAAGAACCTCTACGTATTTACGGCAAAACATGTTATGGACTTCCATCATGTTGCCACGTTCAATGAATATATATCACTTAAGATGCATTTGATTCGCGACCGAAATCGAAAATGAAATTAGAATTGAAATGGATAGAAATCAGAATGATCATATTTTTCAATGCATCTGATTTATGATTGAAAATGAAATCAAAATGAAATTTGAATACTAGAAAAGAATCGAGACTGAGTATGGAGATATTAGGGCAATATCATTCCCTTTTGTAATCAAAATCAGAATGAAACTTTCTTCAATAAAATGGTGTTGGAATAAAAGTCACTCATTCTTATTTCAATTTCACATTCCAACTCTTCCAACCAAGCCCTTAGTTGCTTGGATGGATGGCATATGTGCTATTTTATGTCCCCCACAAAAAACacacaacatatatatatatatatatatatatatatatatatatggggattgataacctactctctgttatggtaggttatcaatctacccattttttgttggacaaaaaatacctttattttttgtaacttttaagggtgctttatgtctttttacaatctcacATTTACTCACCCTCTTAACCCCTCCAATTAATGCtctgggtagattgataacctaccataacagagagtaggttatcaatcccctatatatatatatatatatatatatatatatatatatatatatatatatatatatatatatatatatatatatatatatatatatatatatatatatatataacagtgCAATGGGCTATCTTAGGGTATTAATTATTTAGTGCAATTAGAAGTGACGTTAGGATGTTTACCGATTGGAGATAAAAGCCCAGGCGACGCCGAGAACGCTCGCATAAAAGTTTGGATTGAGAGCAAGCTTGAGCCACACGGTCATCATGAGCGAGCAGAAGGAAGGCCGGCTCGCCACCTCGGCGTTCTCCTCCACATCCTTCGCTTCTGGCTGCAGTTCAACAGACACAACATCACCACCACCATTTGAGGTGGCAGCCACCGTCGTTACCAGAATTCCTGCTTTCCTCAGCTCGAGCATGAACAAAAGGAATGTCATCCATACGATGCCTTGCACCACCGAGAGTTGCACCACAAGGTCCTGCGCCCACCGCCCGTACATGGCGTTGAGCAGCGGCGCGCCGACGACCAAAGTATTGGTCAGCGCGGAGAGCGAGAAGCTGGTGATGGACCAGCCGTAGCTCCCTTTGCTGCTCCACTTGGCCCATGCAGCTAAAACTAGCACTGTGAGGACCTTGGAGATGGCATCGGCCGCTATGACTCGATAGTTCATGGCGAAGGGGTCGGTATGGACTGTGAACTCGAAGGTGAAGAAAGGCAGGGAGAAGTAGACCACGAGGCGGTTGATCGCCTCGCACTGCTCCGGTGTGAAGATCCGCCACCACCGCaccgagccgtagccaagaccCAGCGCGACGTAGAGCGGCACCATGGCCACCACCACCTTATATATATCAGCCCACCCTATCATCCTCCTAGGCTCTTCAACTATACTGGCTTCCTAAGAAGTCTGGCAAGGAGACTATGGTAATGAGTTCAATGAAAGTGCATGGTATATATATAGGTTGATGGAATGGAGTGGGGGACATGAAGCATGAGGTGGAAAAGGATGTGGTGCTCGTGGTGCATTGGATTCTAATGCTGTGGATGCTTACTCGAGCACCAGACCACCAGTAGTGGGCAGAGAGAGTTAGGATCTGAGGCACGAGGTGGTTTTGGGGAGGCAAGGAAAGGAGACTTGTAATGAAGCCTTGGAATATGGAATTAGTGGTCAGTCCACCCATGTTGGCGAGGGAGTACTCTTTGAATTATTGTTTTGGCTATATATTCCTTGACGTGCTAAACCAATGTTAGAGGGCAAGAACTTGGTTGGGAGAATATGGAATGCATGCTTTCCCCATAGTGGGGGAAGCTTGCTGCAGCGCATGTCACGTTATTGTTGGATATATTATTTTGTCTTCCTAATTGTGAATGAAGAGAAAAGATACGATTATTGGGAAGGGATTATTATAAATTACGTGAAGTTATGTTGTCATATGTGCTTGCATGCATATTGTAGTTTCTCGTTCGCAGCCCATACTTTTTTGTTGGGTTAGGTGGTGGACATCACGTCAAGGGCTGAAGAATCCAAGCCTGAAAGGAACAATCTTATCTGTCACAAACGCAATCTAGATGTGCGGCTATAATGCGTACTGGATCTCTGTTCTACTTATGTAAACGACATCCTCGTCACTCTCCATTATATTTTATGGAGACAACGTAGTCAAACAGTACGTTGCCACTTTTAActcttattcaactttcagtggAATTGGAAGATTGCGTAGTGTTTTGACTTTTCTCGCATCAAATGAGCTTCCTCCGAAACCCGCCACATTGTTTCTTTCAGTCTTTGGTACTTTAGCAGACTATCAATCCTTTTCCTTCCAAAGATAACAGATAGAAAATAGGGAGGAAAAAATAAATTCATGTGCATGCTCCAAGAATTGAACTCACAGCCAATCATGTGGCAATATCTACTGCGTTATCAACCTTGCTTCCTCCATTTATTTGATAATTTGTTTTGTCTTCAGATCTCATCGCATAATTgttgttttattttatcttatccCAATTAGCATTCTACATAGTTAATGAAATATCTCTCTTCATTCCTACAATGGCCTCTTCTACTTTTATGAAGCCGGAAGTCTAATGTTTCTTTTACTTCATTACTTACAACACAAAAGGCTTGCACTTGCCTTGACCCAATAAATTTTTGGAGCAGCCTCTTCATCCTTTTCATGAAATTAACATGACTTTCATGGATCGGCATTCACTTGATGCcaccatattttctttttttggtgtcATTCACAGTTTTACCGATATCCCGACAAAAATGAAATCCATAAATCCCAAATCAATATGATTTAATTTCTTTTCAAGATGGAATATCCATTGCTAGCTAGTTCTTATGTAAATGAACAGGCCCAACTTGATATTGCCGCTTTttctataataaaaaaaaaatcgatgcCGCTGCTTTCAAATTCCACTTTTTTCCTAACAGATAATGTCCTCAAAAAACGTTGGATTTTGAAATGGTTCACCTCACAACTGAGAGCCTTCTCTGATAATATTATTCTGCTTGATGATTTTCTCAGAAATAATACCTACATACATGCTTACTTGATCCTTCTGCAATTTAAATAAGTGTCCACTACTCAGATTCCTCCTCAAGGAATAGAGTTCCATTTGGTGGTTGGTATGCTGACGCAAACCCTTGAATGAGACAGGGTCTCTTATCCTCCCTAGGCTTGAGAAAGATTCTTGTTTTCTAGAAAAATTTTCTCTTGCTGTTCCATCTGGCCTTCCTTTCCCCATCTCAGTGCTAGACCTTCAAGCATCTACTTCCATGTCTTTTCCTTTTCATCAAAACAGAAGCATATGCTTCTTACTTCTTCAATGGTATATGTCCAATGGAACAGTCAAACATCATGGGAAGGCAACCATCCAATATTATAATGTAAAGGCAAATTAATGTATGgaagcatcacacatgattgaTGTGGTGCCCTTCCAAGTCATCAAACACCATCAACTAAAAGGGCCGGCAGACAAGAATAATAGATTCTATAAGCTGATCCTTTTAGTGGCTTATAGCAGCCTGCCCATTGAAGCATGGAAGCACTTGCACTTTGGTAGGACATTTGCGATTTTTAACTTTAAGAAGACTACAAACAGACATTGTGCACTAACAATGTTCCATATATTGCCACGTGTACTTATGACATCGTCTATGTTGAAGTCTAGCTGTAGTGCACCTAAATTGAAACTGATACAATATAAGAATGGAATCAGAAAGATTAAACATCAAATCATCATAGCAATATCCAATAGCCAGACATCCAGCAGAGGAAAGTTCCTGAAAGCAGCGGCAGGAAGAACTAAGATTTGACATCACTAACAATCTGACGCCTGTAGAAGATTGCATCAAGTTGATTGACAGCAACACAAGCAATCTCAAAAAAGAACTGCTCACAGTTTCAGGTTTTGATAAGACTTTAGAGGAGCACTCAAACTTACGCCTGCCAGAAAAGTCTCAAACCATGTAAAGTAGTTTCCTAACCTTCCACAGGAAAAAATGGAGACATCATTAAaacgaggggaaaaaaaaaagaaccattTAGTGCCAGGACTAGCACTTGAGTTCACTATTGATAACCAAACTAccgcaaacaacaaaaattttttaaaaagaaaatcctgAGTTTGTTTCGCAAAGAAATAGTTTTTTATGTATAGAACAGGTGAAATGATCGCGAGGATAAGATCTATGACTAAATTTTATTGATTTCTAATCTCCTATCATACATTATTCAGTTTACAATCAAATAAAAAGCATAACTTGACAGACGTATTTTCCAGAGGAGAtttaagacaattaggactgcaGTTCCTGATCACCTTTTTCTCCCAAATCCCACACGTAATTTCAGGGGAAGAGATAGGTTATAATAATAGGCACTGTTCCTCGCATAGATGGATTGATGGGTGAGGAAGCAGCAACTCTTAAACCAGAGCCTCCATCCTCCACTTCTCTCTATCTTGGATCAGGTAGAAATCATTACACTCTTTTCAACCGGAATTTTGCTCATGGGATAGCAGCTTGGCCCATCCAGCCATTTTAGTTTTCATTTGCCGATGGACACGGACAAAGAACTCATCATAGCAAAAGGCCATCACTCCTGTGTTCGACCATACATGGAAAGAGAAGCATGCCTGCACATAAGGTGTCACTAAAAATAGATCTGTTGATGTCCTTGCTGAGTCTGAATAACCATTACATATATAATCAAGATTTTTAAATTCTATGGGATCGGATTGCCTCGGTTTTTCCATGAAATGAGATATGTTGTCATCCCACCTTATCTCTGACAATTGGGATGGAAAATTTCCTGAGATGCTGATCGGAACAATAGGATGACAACTCGATGATTCTGTCCCGACACTTGGGATGACATCCTCTCTCGATGTCATATGAGACATCCCACCGGAATATGAAAGTATGGTAGCAATCATGAACATTCCCTACTCCATAAGTCGGAAAAccataaggtaatcaaaattaACAGCCCAATGCATGACTCTCTCATCATTGCAGGGTTTGAAGAGGGTCAAATATACATAATATTATCCTCGGATTCAGACAGAATATTTCTATATCTCCAATACATAGCCATCAGATCACAATGAAACAATTTTACTATTGCACCAAATCTCATTCTTCATATCATCATACATGCTAATTATCAAAATCGGAATAGCTGAATAGAGAGGTTACATGATAGAAATAGTTATATCTGAATTTAGTGCACATGCATGCCTTATTCGATAGTTAAGtatttttcatccttctttGCTTTTTTTCAGCCAGCTGCAATATCTGagaaccttttttttgttttgttttacaaAGCAACTTGCATTTTGGAGTCCTCGAAGGATTTTTGT
This window of the Phoenix dactylifera cultivar Barhee BC4 unplaced genomic scaffold, palm_55x_up_171113_PBpolish2nd_filt_p 000345F, whole genome shotgun sequence genome carries:
- the LOC103716143 gene encoding auxin efflux carrier component 5-like — encoded protein: MIGWADIYKVVVAMVPLYVALGLGYGSVRWWRIFTPEQCEAINRLVVYFSLPFFTFEFTVHTDPFAMNYRVIAADAISKVLTVLVLAAWAKWSSKGSYGWSITSFSLSALTNTLVVGAPLLNAMYGRWAQDLVVQLSVVQGIVWMTFLLFMLELRKAGILVTTVAATSNGGGDVVSVELQPEAKDVEENAEVASRPSFCSLMMTVWLKLALNPNFYASVLGVAWAFISNRWHFEMPSIIEGSVLIMSRSGAGLAMFSMGLFMALQEKIIACGLNLTAFGMVLRFVAGPAAMAIGAIAVGLRGDFLRVAIIVAALPQSISSFIFAREYGLHAEVLSTAVIFGTLVSLPLLVACYFALGFIN